In one Gossypium hirsutum isolate 1008001.06 chromosome D09, Gossypium_hirsutum_v2.1, whole genome shotgun sequence genomic region, the following are encoded:
- the LOC107931351 gene encoding CBS domain-containing protein CBSCBSPB3 isoform X1, translating to MSSQTVPPASTTRRDSQKRRSNSTKKSHSFNHAKPMSPSSIPGERTVKKLRLSKALTIPEGTTVSEACRRMAARRVNAVLLTDSNALLSGIVTDKDVATRVIGEGLKPEQTVVSKIMTPSPIFVSADSLAIEALQKMVQGKFRHLPVVENGEVIAMLDITKCLYDAISRMEKAVEQGNAIASSVDQNGSKGSASHAFMETLRERMFKPSLSRIIAENSDVAVVSSSDPVCVAAKKMRDLRVNSVVTVTGNKIQGILTSKDILMRVVAQNLSPELTPVEKVMTPNPECVTVETTILDALHLMHDGKFLHLPVLDKDGNVAACLDVLDITHAAISMVESSSGVALNEVSSTMMQKFWDSALALDPPGDYDTHSEMSAVMALDGADTGKLSPHHSLGHGNSFSFKFEDLKGRLHRFSFGTENLNELLSAVMQRTASSNDNRHPQLLYKDDEGDKVLLTNDTDLVAAVNSARSIGKKVLRLHLDFSESAEQLQSEPIASAKRSSAGVPLHLGLLAGTVVLTSIGVLVYLKRSEL from the exons ATGAGCAGCCAGACGGTGCCTCCGGCGTCAACAACCCGCCGGGATTCTCAAAAAAGAAGATCAAATAGCACTAAGAAGTCTCATTCCTTCAACCATGCCAAGCCCATGTCTCCTTC TTCCATCCCTGGTGAGAGGACGGTGAAAAAGCTGAGGTTATCCAAAGCCCTCACCATCCCGGAAGGAACCACTGTGTCTGAGGCTTGTAGGCGGATGGCAGCCCGTCGTGTCAATGCTGTGTTGCTCACCGATTCTAATGCCTTACTCTCCGGGATCGTTACTGACAAG GACGTTGCCACTCGAGTAATAGGGGAAGGGTTGAAGCCAGAGCAGACAGTTGTATCTAAGATCATGACGCCTAGTCCAATTTTTGTTTCGGCAGACTCTTTGGCCATTGAGGCACTTCAGAAGATGGTTCAAG GAAAATTCAGGCATCTCCCTGTTGTGGAAAATGGTGAAGTCATTGCCATGTTGGATATTACAAAATGCCTTTATGATGCTATCTCAAGAATGGAGAAGGCTGTTGAGCAAGGAAATGCAATTGCCTCTTCAGTGGACCAAAATGGAAGTAAAGGTTCTG CATCACATGCCTTCATGGAAACTTTGAGGGAGCGGATGTTCAAGCCATCCTTGTCTAGAATCATTGCTGAAAATTCAGA TGTTGCAGTTGTTTCATCATCAGACCCTGTCTGTGTTGCTGCAAAAAAGATGAGGGACTTGCGGGTTAATTCAGTTGTTACAGTTACAGGGAACAAAATTCAGGGGATACTAAC TTCAAAGGATATCCTTATGCGAGTTGTGGCACAAAACCTGTCTCCTGAACTTACTCCGGTGGAAAAG GTGATGACACCCAACCCTGAATGTGTGACAGTAGAAACAACAATCCTTGACGCACTGCATTTAATGCATGATGGAAAGTTTTTACATCTTCCTGTTCTAGACAAAG ATGGAAATGTTGCTGCTTGTTTGGATGTTCTGGATATAACTCATGCAGCAATTTCTATG GTTGAAAGTAGCTCTGGAGTTGCTCTTAATGAAGTGTCAAGCACAATGATGCAAAAATTCTGGGATTCTGCCCTTGCTTTAGATCCGCCAGGTGATTATGACACACACAG TGAAATGTCTGCAGTCATGGCATTGGATGGTGCAGATACTGGAAAACTATCACCCCATCATTCCCTTGGCCACGGGAactcattttctttcaaatttgaggATCTTAAGGGTCGTCTACATCGATTCAGTTTTG GTACTGAGAATTTAAACGAGCTTTTATCAGCTGTAATGCAAAGAACTGCTTCCAGTAATGATAATAGACATCCTCAGCTTTTG TATAAAGATGATGAAGGTGACAAGGTTCTACTCACCAATGATACTGATCTTGTTGCTGCGGTTAACAGTGCTAGATCCATAGGAAAGAAG GTGTTAAGATTGCATCTGGATTTTTCCGAGTCAGCTGAGCAATTACAATCAGAACCAATTGCAAGTGCCAAGAGAAGCAGCGCAGGGGTACCTTTGCACTTGGGTTTATTGGCAGGTACTGTTGTCCTGACCAGCATCGGCGTACTTGTCTACTTAAAGCGTTCAGAATTGTGA
- the LOC107931351 gene encoding CBS domain-containing protein CBSCBSPB3 isoform X3, translating to MSSQTVPPASTTRRDSQKRRSNSTKKSHSFNHAKPMSPSSIPGERTVKKLRLSKALTIPEGTTVSEACRRMAARRVNAVLLTDSNALLSGIVTDKDVATRVIGEGLKPEQTVVSKIMTPSPIFVSADSLAIEALQKMVQGKFRHLPVVENGEVIAMLDITKCLYDAISRMEKAVEQGNAIASSVDQNGTSHAFMETLRERMFKPSLSRIIAENSDVAVVSSSDPVCVAAKKMRDLRVNSVVTVTGNKIQGILTSKDILMRVVAQNLSPELTPVEKVMTPNPECVTVETTILDALHLMHDGKFLHLPVLDKDGNVAACLDVLDITHAAISMVESSSGVALNEVSSTMMQKFWDSALALDPPGDYDTHSEMSAVMALDGADTGKLSPHHSLGHGNSFSFKFEDLKGRLHRFSFGTENLNELLSAVMQRTASSNDNRHPQLLYKDDEGDKVLLTNDTDLVAAVNSARSIGKKVLRLHLDFSESAEQLQSEPIASAKRSSAGVPLHLGLLAGTVVLTSIGVLVYLKRSEL from the exons ATGAGCAGCCAGACGGTGCCTCCGGCGTCAACAACCCGCCGGGATTCTCAAAAAAGAAGATCAAATAGCACTAAGAAGTCTCATTCCTTCAACCATGCCAAGCCCATGTCTCCTTC TTCCATCCCTGGTGAGAGGACGGTGAAAAAGCTGAGGTTATCCAAAGCCCTCACCATCCCGGAAGGAACCACTGTGTCTGAGGCTTGTAGGCGGATGGCAGCCCGTCGTGTCAATGCTGTGTTGCTCACCGATTCTAATGCCTTACTCTCCGGGATCGTTACTGACAAG GACGTTGCCACTCGAGTAATAGGGGAAGGGTTGAAGCCAGAGCAGACAGTTGTATCTAAGATCATGACGCCTAGTCCAATTTTTGTTTCGGCAGACTCTTTGGCCATTGAGGCACTTCAGAAGATGGTTCAAG GAAAATTCAGGCATCTCCCTGTTGTGGAAAATGGTGAAGTCATTGCCATGTTGGATATTACAAAATGCCTTTATGATGCTATCTCAAGAATGGAGAAGGCTGTTGAGCAAGGAAATGCAATTGCCTCTTCAGTGGACCAAAATGGAA CATCACATGCCTTCATGGAAACTTTGAGGGAGCGGATGTTCAAGCCATCCTTGTCTAGAATCATTGCTGAAAATTCAGA TGTTGCAGTTGTTTCATCATCAGACCCTGTCTGTGTTGCTGCAAAAAAGATGAGGGACTTGCGGGTTAATTCAGTTGTTACAGTTACAGGGAACAAAATTCAGGGGATACTAAC TTCAAAGGATATCCTTATGCGAGTTGTGGCACAAAACCTGTCTCCTGAACTTACTCCGGTGGAAAAG GTGATGACACCCAACCCTGAATGTGTGACAGTAGAAACAACAATCCTTGACGCACTGCATTTAATGCATGATGGAAAGTTTTTACATCTTCCTGTTCTAGACAAAG ATGGAAATGTTGCTGCTTGTTTGGATGTTCTGGATATAACTCATGCAGCAATTTCTATG GTTGAAAGTAGCTCTGGAGTTGCTCTTAATGAAGTGTCAAGCACAATGATGCAAAAATTCTGGGATTCTGCCCTTGCTTTAGATCCGCCAGGTGATTATGACACACACAG TGAAATGTCTGCAGTCATGGCATTGGATGGTGCAGATACTGGAAAACTATCACCCCATCATTCCCTTGGCCACGGGAactcattttctttcaaatttgaggATCTTAAGGGTCGTCTACATCGATTCAGTTTTG GTACTGAGAATTTAAACGAGCTTTTATCAGCTGTAATGCAAAGAACTGCTTCCAGTAATGATAATAGACATCCTCAGCTTTTG TATAAAGATGATGAAGGTGACAAGGTTCTACTCACCAATGATACTGATCTTGTTGCTGCGGTTAACAGTGCTAGATCCATAGGAAAGAAG GTGTTAAGATTGCATCTGGATTTTTCCGAGTCAGCTGAGCAATTACAATCAGAACCAATTGCAAGTGCCAAGAGAAGCAGCGCAGGGGTACCTTTGCACTTGGGTTTATTGGCAGGTACTGTTGTCCTGACCAGCATCGGCGTACTTGTCTACTTAAAGCGTTCAGAATTGTGA
- the LOC107931323 gene encoding uncharacterized protein produces MSNYVKFMKDILSKKRRLGEFKTVAVTEGCTTMLKNELPPKLKDPRNFTIPYSIGNHYVGKALCDLGASINLMHMSVFKKLGIRKVRPTTVTLQLADRLYIHPEGKIEDVLVRVDKFIFPTKFIILECKVNKEVLIILGQPFLAAGRTLIDVQKGELTMRINDQQLTFNVFDALKCADPDEECHAVKFVDIIIQEEFTGHMYKNFDVDFVKLNETNLIEESEEWMETQ; encoded by the coding sequence ATGTCtaattatgtgaaattcatgaaagatatcctaTCTAAGAAGAGAAGGTTAGGGGAGTTCAAAACTGTGGCAGTTACTGAAGGGTGCACAACAATGCTGAAGAATGAATTACCaccaaaattaaaagatccaaGGAATTTCACTATACCCTATTCGATTGGAAACCATTATGTAGGCAAAGCATTATGCGATTTAGGTGCAAGTATCAATCTAATGCATATGTCTGTTTTCAAGAAACTTGGGATAAGAAAGGTAAGACCTACTACAGTCACACTACAACTAGCTGATAGATTATATATCCAtccagaaggtaaaattgaagatgtactagtaagAGTTGACAAGTTCATCTTTCCAACAAAGTTTATTATTCTGGAATGTAAAGTAAATAAAGAGGTACTTATAATACTAGGACAACCTTTCTTAGCAGCTGGTAGAACATTGATTGATGTTCAGAAAGGTGAGCTAACAATGAGAATTAATGATCAGCAGTTGACTTTTAATGTGTTTGATGCTTTAAAGTGTGCAGACCCAGATGAAGAATGCCATGCTGTAAAATTTGTTGACATTATAATTCAAGAAGAATTTACAGGACATATGTACAAAAATTTTGATGTAGACTTTGTcaaattaaatgaaacaaatttgaTTGAAGAATCTGAAGAATGGATGGAAACTCAGTAA
- the LOC107931351 gene encoding CBS domain-containing protein CBSCBSPB3 isoform X2: MSSQTVPPASTTRRDSQKRRSNSTKKSHSFNHAKPMSPSSIPGERTVKKLRLSKALTIPEGTTVSEACRRMAARRVNAVLLTDSNALLSGIVTDKDVATRVIGEGLKPEQTVVSKIMTPSPIFVSADSLAIEALQKMVQGKFRHLPVVENGEVIAMLDITKCLYDAISRMEKAVEQGNAIASSVDQNGSKASHAFMETLRERMFKPSLSRIIAENSDVAVVSSSDPVCVAAKKMRDLRVNSVVTVTGNKIQGILTSKDILMRVVAQNLSPELTPVEKVMTPNPECVTVETTILDALHLMHDGKFLHLPVLDKDGNVAACLDVLDITHAAISMVESSSGVALNEVSSTMMQKFWDSALALDPPGDYDTHSEMSAVMALDGADTGKLSPHHSLGHGNSFSFKFEDLKGRLHRFSFGTENLNELLSAVMQRTASSNDNRHPQLLYKDDEGDKVLLTNDTDLVAAVNSARSIGKKVLRLHLDFSESAEQLQSEPIASAKRSSAGVPLHLGLLAGTVVLTSIGVLVYLKRSEL, encoded by the exons ATGAGCAGCCAGACGGTGCCTCCGGCGTCAACAACCCGCCGGGATTCTCAAAAAAGAAGATCAAATAGCACTAAGAAGTCTCATTCCTTCAACCATGCCAAGCCCATGTCTCCTTC TTCCATCCCTGGTGAGAGGACGGTGAAAAAGCTGAGGTTATCCAAAGCCCTCACCATCCCGGAAGGAACCACTGTGTCTGAGGCTTGTAGGCGGATGGCAGCCCGTCGTGTCAATGCTGTGTTGCTCACCGATTCTAATGCCTTACTCTCCGGGATCGTTACTGACAAG GACGTTGCCACTCGAGTAATAGGGGAAGGGTTGAAGCCAGAGCAGACAGTTGTATCTAAGATCATGACGCCTAGTCCAATTTTTGTTTCGGCAGACTCTTTGGCCATTGAGGCACTTCAGAAGATGGTTCAAG GAAAATTCAGGCATCTCCCTGTTGTGGAAAATGGTGAAGTCATTGCCATGTTGGATATTACAAAATGCCTTTATGATGCTATCTCAAGAATGGAGAAGGCTGTTGAGCAAGGAAATGCAATTGCCTCTTCAGTGGACCAAAATGGAAGTAAAG CATCACATGCCTTCATGGAAACTTTGAGGGAGCGGATGTTCAAGCCATCCTTGTCTAGAATCATTGCTGAAAATTCAGA TGTTGCAGTTGTTTCATCATCAGACCCTGTCTGTGTTGCTGCAAAAAAGATGAGGGACTTGCGGGTTAATTCAGTTGTTACAGTTACAGGGAACAAAATTCAGGGGATACTAAC TTCAAAGGATATCCTTATGCGAGTTGTGGCACAAAACCTGTCTCCTGAACTTACTCCGGTGGAAAAG GTGATGACACCCAACCCTGAATGTGTGACAGTAGAAACAACAATCCTTGACGCACTGCATTTAATGCATGATGGAAAGTTTTTACATCTTCCTGTTCTAGACAAAG ATGGAAATGTTGCTGCTTGTTTGGATGTTCTGGATATAACTCATGCAGCAATTTCTATG GTTGAAAGTAGCTCTGGAGTTGCTCTTAATGAAGTGTCAAGCACAATGATGCAAAAATTCTGGGATTCTGCCCTTGCTTTAGATCCGCCAGGTGATTATGACACACACAG TGAAATGTCTGCAGTCATGGCATTGGATGGTGCAGATACTGGAAAACTATCACCCCATCATTCCCTTGGCCACGGGAactcattttctttcaaatttgaggATCTTAAGGGTCGTCTACATCGATTCAGTTTTG GTACTGAGAATTTAAACGAGCTTTTATCAGCTGTAATGCAAAGAACTGCTTCCAGTAATGATAATAGACATCCTCAGCTTTTG TATAAAGATGATGAAGGTGACAAGGTTCTACTCACCAATGATACTGATCTTGTTGCTGCGGTTAACAGTGCTAGATCCATAGGAAAGAAG GTGTTAAGATTGCATCTGGATTTTTCCGAGTCAGCTGAGCAATTACAATCAGAACCAATTGCAAGTGCCAAGAGAAGCAGCGCAGGGGTACCTTTGCACTTGGGTTTATTGGCAGGTACTGTTGTCCTGACCAGCATCGGCGTACTTGTCTACTTAAAGCGTTCAGAATTGTGA